From Candidatus Pedobacter colombiensis, one genomic window encodes:
- a CDS encoding M1 family metallopeptidase, whose translation MNKIFLFFIAIIFSTNAFSQYLNNPGSNHGNKFEQLGTILSDPNMYRSASGAPGPAYWQQRADYEINADLDEKNLRLNGAETITYYNNSPDPLSYLWVQLDENQHKATSDNKLTERSKMTAQMNYKDLSDIINAKNDLGVQILKVTDEKGTAIPYTINNTMMRIDLPFVLQPKQKYKLKITWNYKIANRMVDGGRGGYEYFPEDDNYLFTITQWFPRMAVYSDFQGWQNKQFEGRGEFALAFGNYKVNMTVPADHVVGATGECQNYTQVLSPASLKRWNAAQTAKTPVEIVNLAEVKSAMSKKSPAKKTWTYSAENVRDFAWVSSRRLVWDAMATTINGKKIMAMSYYGPEAYPLYNKYSTKVVAHTLKEYSKHTIPYPYPVAISVEAANGMEYPMICFNYGRAEKDGTYTEAIKYGMIGVIIHEVGHNFFPMIVNSDERQWSWMDEGLNTFCQYMAEQAWDNNYPSQRGPAHKIVDYMKLPKDQLEPIMTNSENIINFGPNAYAKPATALNILRETIMGRELFDYAFKEYAKRWAFKHPTPADLFRTLEDASAVDLDWFWRGWFFGTDPVDIALNDVRYYRMNTMNQETENSEKKKAYEKDLYNIGRERNRKEGIKFAVEQDTSLLDFYNKFNRFDVSKSADQEFQNYLSSLTPDERKLYESKKNFYELDFSNEGGLVMPIIIEWTFKDGSKEVDRIPAYIWRKDEHKVTKVFAKDKEVVSVQLDPYRETADIDESNNSWPRKSQPSKFELFKQQQLPRGSSTGPNPMQQSRQH comes from the coding sequence ATGAATAAGATCTTCTTGTTTTTTATTGCCATTATATTCAGCACAAATGCCTTCAGTCAGTATCTAAACAACCCTGGTTCCAACCATGGAAACAAGTTTGAACAATTGGGTACCATCTTATCTGATCCAAATATGTACCGTTCTGCATCAGGCGCTCCGGGCCCTGCATATTGGCAACAACGTGCCGATTATGAAATTAATGCGGATCTTGATGAAAAGAACCTCCGTTTAAATGGTGCTGAGACCATTACCTATTACAACAACTCCCCTGATCCTTTAAGTTATTTATGGGTGCAGCTGGATGAGAACCAACATAAAGCAACCAGCGACAACAAGCTTACTGAAAGAAGCAAAATGACAGCGCAGATGAATTATAAAGATCTGTCTGACATCATCAACGCAAAGAATGATCTTGGTGTACAGATATTAAAAGTAACGGACGAGAAGGGAACAGCGATACCTTATACCATCAACAATACCATGATGCGTATCGATCTTCCATTTGTATTACAACCCAAACAAAAATATAAGCTTAAAATAACCTGGAATTATAAGATCGCGAACCGAATGGTTGATGGAGGCAGAGGTGGCTATGAGTATTTTCCAGAAGATGACAATTACCTCTTTACCATTACACAATGGTTTCCACGTATGGCAGTTTATTCTGACTTCCAGGGATGGCAGAACAAACAGTTTGAAGGTCGTGGCGAATTTGCCCTTGCATTTGGTAATTACAAAGTAAACATGACGGTTCCCGCAGATCACGTTGTAGGGGCTACTGGCGAATGTCAGAATTACACCCAGGTATTAAGTCCAGCTAGCTTAAAAAGATGGAATGCTGCGCAAACCGCAAAGACACCTGTAGAAATTGTAAATCTGGCTGAAGTAAAATCAGCAATGAGCAAAAAATCACCTGCTAAAAAAACATGGACTTATTCTGCTGAAAATGTTAGGGATTTTGCCTGGGTATCATCCCGCAGATTGGTTTGGGATGCTATGGCGACTACTATCAATGGCAAAAAAATTATGGCTATGTCTTATTATGGACCAGAGGCATATCCGTTGTACAACAAGTACTCCACTAAAGTAGTAGCCCATACTTTAAAAGAATATTCTAAACACACCATTCCTTACCCCTACCCCGTAGCCATTTCTGTAGAAGCTGCCAACGGAATGGAGTACCCAATGATTTGCTTCAATTATGGCCGTGCAGAAAAAGACGGTACTTATACGGAAGCCATTAAATACGGCATGATCGGGGTCATCATCCACGAAGTAGGGCACAACTTTTTCCCGATGATTGTAAATTCTGATGAACGTCAATGGTCATGGATGGATGAAGGACTAAACACTTTCTGCCAATACATGGCTGAACAGGCATGGGATAATAATTATCCTTCTCAACGTGGACCGGCACATAAAATCGTGGATTATATGAAGCTGCCAAAGGATCAGTTAGAGCCTATCATGACCAATTCTGAAAACATCATCAACTTTGGCCCCAATGCCTATGCTAAACCGGCTACCGCTTTAAACATATTAAGAGAAACCATAATGGGCAGGGAGCTTTTTGATTATGCATTTAAAGAATATGCAAAAAGATGGGCCTTTAAACACCCTACGCCAGCCGATTTGTTCAGAACGCTTGAGGATGCTTCGGCAGTAGACCTGGATTGGTTCTGGAGAGGCTGGTTCTTTGGAACTGATCCGGTAGATATTGCGCTTAATGACGTGCGTTATTACCGTATGAATACCATGAACCAGGAGACTGAAAATAGTGAAAAGAAAAAAGCATACGAAAAAGACTTATATAATATTGGAAGAGAACGCAATCGTAAAGAAGGAATTAAATTCGCTGTAGAACAAGATACCAGCCTGTTGGATTTTTACAACAAATTTAATCGTTTTGATGTCAGTAAATCTGCTGATCAGGAGTTTCAAAATTACTTAAGCAGCCTAACTCCTGATGAACGAAAACTCTATGAAAGCAAGAAGAACTTTTACGAACTGGACTTTTCCAATGAAGGTGGACTGGTAATGCCTATTATCATTGAATGGACTTTTAAAGACGGCAGCAAAGAGGTAGACCGCATCCCTGCTTATATCTGGAGAAAAGATGAGCATAAGGTTACTAAAGTTTTTGCTAAAGATAAAGAAGTAGTTTCGGTGCAGCTAGACCCTTATCGTGAAACTGCGGATATTGATGAAAGCAATAATTCATGGCCAAGAAAAAGCCAGCCATCAAAGTTTGAATTGTTTAAGCAACAGCAACTGCCGCGTGGTTCATCAACAGGACCAAACCCTATGCAACAATCCAGACAACATTAG
- a CDS encoding ABC transporter permease — translation MNFTNFGRYLLLLKAVFRRPEKFKIYLQAIFKQMDFIGVGSLGLIAIISTFIGAVMTLQIAFQLVSDFIPKTIIGSVNRDSTILELSPTISAIVLAGKIGSAISSEIGTMRVSEQIDALEIMGINSPGYLILPKIIAGITMVPLLVIISMFLSITGGYIGGTLSGAVTPADYMQGITTDFNPYTITVALVKAFVFGFIITSVPAYEGFYVKGGALEVAQASTRAVVISCISILACDYIVTQLLL, via the coding sequence ATGAATTTCACCAATTTTGGCAGATATCTCCTTTTATTAAAGGCTGTATTTAGAAGACCTGAAAAATTTAAAATATATCTGCAAGCCATCTTTAAACAAATGGATTTTATTGGGGTTGGCTCACTAGGGTTAATTGCCATCATATCTACTTTTATTGGTGCAGTAATGACATTGCAGATCGCATTCCAGTTGGTTAGTGACTTTATTCCAAAAACGATTATAGGTTCGGTAAATCGTGACTCTACGATATTAGAGCTTAGTCCAACCATTAGTGCGATTGTGTTGGCGGGTAAAATTGGCTCTGCAATTTCTTCAGAAATTGGCACCATGCGCGTAAGCGAGCAAATTGATGCTTTAGAAATTATGGGCATCAATTCTCCAGGCTATCTTATTCTTCCTAAAATTATTGCCGGCATTACTATGGTTCCTCTATTGGTAATCATATCTATGTTCTTAAGTATTACCGGCGGTTATATTGGTGGAACTTTATCCGGTGCCGTGACTCCTGCCGACTATATGCAGGGCATTACTACTGACTTTAACCCCTATACCATTACAGTAGCTTTGGTTAAAGCATTCGTATTCGGTTTTATCATTACTTCGGTACCTGCTTATGAAGGTTTTTATGTAAAAGGTGGGGCCCTGGAAGTGGCTCAGGCAAGTACAAGGGCTGTTGTAATAAGCTGTATATCCATTTTAGCATGTGATTACATTGTAACCCAATTATTGCTATGA
- a CDS encoding ABC transporter ATP-binding protein produces MIEIKNIYKSFGDNDVLKGISGKFEAGVTNLIIGGSGSGKTTLLKCMIGLHHPEQGSVEYDGRDFTLMNFEEKIQIRKEIGMLFQGSALFDSMTVEENIMFPLNMFTEQSRKEKLERVNFCLERVNLKGKNNLFPAELSGGMKKRVGIARAIAMNPKYLFVDEPNSGLDPKTSIVIDELIKEITEEYHTTTVVVTHDMNSVMGIGDYILFLHDGKKFWEGSNKEIAHTDVQELNDFVFASRFMKAAKEKF; encoded by the coding sequence ATGATCGAAATTAAAAACATCTACAAATCATTTGGTGATAATGACGTCCTTAAAGGCATATCCGGTAAATTTGAAGCTGGGGTTACCAACTTAATTATTGGAGGTTCCGGTTCAGGGAAAACTACGCTGCTAAAGTGTATGATTGGCCTGCACCATCCCGAGCAAGGAAGTGTAGAATACGATGGCCGGGATTTTACCCTGATGAATTTCGAAGAAAAGATACAGATCAGAAAAGAGATCGGAATGCTTTTCCAGGGTTCTGCATTGTTTGACTCTATGACCGTTGAGGAGAATATCATGTTTCCTTTAAATATGTTCACGGAACAAAGTCGCAAAGAAAAATTGGAAAGGGTAAATTTCTGTCTGGAAAGAGTAAATCTGAAAGGTAAGAACAACCTTTTTCCGGCCGAACTTTCGGGAGGGATGAAGAAACGTGTGGGTATCGCCCGCGCCATTGCCATGAACCCGAAATATTTATTTGTTGATGAACCAAATTCGGGACTTGATCCTAAAACATCCATCGTAATTGATGAGTTGATAAAGGAAATAACCGAAGAATATCATACGACAACCGTTGTAGTTACCCACGATATGAACTCGGTAATGGGTATTGGTGACTACATACTTTTCCTTCACGATGGCAAAAAATTCTGGGAAGGTTCAAATAAAGAAATTGCCCACACAGATGTTCAAGAACTAAATGACTTTGTTTTTGCCAGTCGATTTATGAAGGCTGCAAAAGAAAAATTTTAA
- a CDS encoding DNA gyrase/topoisomerase IV subunit A, which translates to MSEEIENNINEENKHTVIPINGLYENWFLDYASYVILDRAVPHINDGLKPVQRRIMHSLKEMDDGRFNKAANVIGNTMKYHPHGDASIGDAMVQIGQKDLLIDCQGNWGDPITGDNAAAPRYIEARLSKFANEVVFNGDTTIWQLSYDGRNNEPVTLPVKFPLLLAQGAEGIAVGLATKVMPHNFVELLDASIEVLQGQRPNILPDFFTGGMADFSAYNEGMRGGRIRVRAKITEKDKKTLVITEIPYSTTTGSVIDSILSANDKGKIKIKKIEDNTAAHVEIVIQLAPGISPDVTIDALYAFTSCEVSISPNTCIIKDEKPQFLSVNDILTQNALHTKALLKKELEIKLHELQEKIFFSSLLKIFIQEGMYKNAEYENSANFDTVVEVLNVLFDPFKPDLYREILPEDFKKLIDKPMSSITRFDVKKADEQMKALSDEIKVVKNHLRHLTEYTIAWFQKLKDKYGKGRERKTEIRLFDRVEASKVALANVKLYLNREDGFIGTGLRKDEFVADCSDIDEIIVFREDGKCIITKIADKTFVGKGILHAQVFKKGDERTVYNMIYKDGASGISYIKRFAVVGVTRDKEYDLTKGSKGSKVLYFTANPNGEAEVVTVQLKPHTKLKKLQFDLDFAEIAIKGRGSQGNIVSKYPVKKILLKSKGVSTLSGLKIWYDDLLRRLNVDGRGKYLGEFDGDDKILQVHRDGWYELSTFELSNHFDADLILIQKFDPERPFAVVQYEGKAKNYFIKRFVFEAIGVGKKLSLISEENGSKFLYLTSNPAAVLRVDVLKGKTQIPETLEVVLSEFIDVKGIKANGNRLTAHDVKNITISNHEEIELEADVKAVSVTSEEATDESGEDSGQDSESVVEGANEEIELVDPALSKDADEEELPLPEAEGESASVNEAPALKPKKVFESKTPVKTHVETAATPEESIEGSEQPIAEKQVPAEEEKTPAPAPEKPKKAWGSPVAKPKAEPKKEEPEKEDKPAKKVDFEITNPDDIKIDDKGQLGFF; encoded by the coding sequence ATGAGCGAAGAAATAGAAAACAACATAAACGAAGAAAACAAACATACCGTAATTCCCATTAATGGACTTTACGAAAACTGGTTCCTCGATTATGCTTCTTATGTAATTCTGGATCGCGCAGTACCACACATCAATGATGGCTTGAAGCCGGTACAGCGACGTATTATGCACTCTCTGAAAGAGATGGATGATGGACGTTTTAATAAAGCAGCCAACGTAATTGGGAACACGATGAAGTACCACCCTCATGGTGATGCCTCTATTGGTGATGCGATGGTGCAAATCGGTCAGAAGGATTTATTGATAGATTGTCAGGGTAACTGGGGAGACCCAATTACAGGCGATAATGCTGCAGCTCCCCGTTATATTGAAGCCCGGTTGTCTAAATTCGCTAACGAAGTAGTATTTAATGGCGATACAACCATCTGGCAATTGAGCTACGATGGTCGTAATAATGAACCGGTTACCTTACCTGTTAAGTTCCCTTTGCTGTTGGCTCAGGGTGCAGAAGGTATTGCCGTGGGTTTGGCTACTAAGGTAATGCCCCACAATTTTGTGGAATTGCTGGATGCTTCTATAGAAGTTTTGCAAGGACAACGTCCTAATATTTTACCCGACTTCTTTACCGGCGGTATGGCCGATTTTTCAGCTTATAACGAGGGTATGCGCGGTGGTCGGATCAGGGTAAGGGCAAAGATTACAGAAAAGGATAAGAAAACATTGGTCATTACCGAAATCCCTTATAGTACAACTACCGGGTCGGTTATCGATAGTATTCTATCTGCCAATGATAAAGGTAAAATTAAGATCAAGAAGATAGAAGACAATACTGCTGCACATGTAGAAATTGTTATCCAGCTTGCTCCCGGTATTTCTCCGGATGTAACTATTGATGCTTTGTATGCTTTTACTTCATGCGAAGTTTCTATCTCTCCAAATACTTGTATCATTAAAGATGAAAAGCCTCAGTTTTTAAGTGTCAATGATATTCTAACCCAGAATGCTTTACACACCAAGGCTTTATTGAAGAAAGAACTGGAAATCAAACTGCATGAACTGCAGGAAAAAATATTCTTTAGTTCTTTGCTAAAGATCTTCATTCAGGAAGGGATGTACAAAAATGCCGAATACGAGAATTCAGCTAATTTTGATACTGTTGTTGAAGTCTTAAACGTATTGTTTGACCCATTTAAGCCGGATCTATATAGAGAGATATTACCTGAAGATTTTAAAAAGCTGATTGATAAACCAATGAGCAGCATTACCCGCTTTGACGTTAAAAAGGCGGATGAGCAGATGAAAGCTTTGTCTGATGAGATTAAAGTAGTTAAGAACCACTTACGTCATCTTACTGAATATACCATTGCCTGGTTTCAGAAATTGAAAGATAAATATGGCAAGGGAAGGGAACGTAAAACAGAAATCCGTTTGTTTGATCGTGTGGAGGCTTCTAAAGTAGCCCTGGCCAATGTGAAGTTATACCTGAATCGTGAAGATGGTTTTATTGGGACAGGTCTCCGTAAAGATGAATTTGTTGCAGATTGCTCTGATATAGATGAGATCATTGTTTTTAGGGAAGACGGAAAGTGTATCATTACCAAAATAGCTGATAAGACCTTTGTGGGTAAAGGAATATTACATGCTCAGGTATTTAAAAAGGGTGATGAACGTACTGTTTACAACATGATCTATAAAGATGGTGCGAGTGGGATTTCTTATATCAAGCGTTTTGCCGTAGTAGGTGTTACACGTGATAAGGAATACGATTTAACAAAAGGCAGTAAAGGCTCTAAAGTGTTGTATTTCACAGCTAATCCGAATGGAGAAGCCGAAGTCGTAACCGTACAGCTTAAACCTCATACCAAATTAAAGAAATTACAGTTCGACCTGGATTTTGCTGAAATTGCAATTAAAGGACGTGGCTCTCAGGGAAATATAGTGTCCAAATATCCGGTTAAAAAGATTTTGCTGAAAAGTAAAGGTGTATCTACTTTATCAGGATTGAAAATCTGGTATGATGACCTGTTGAGAAGACTTAATGTGGATGGCAGAGGTAAATATCTTGGTGAATTTGACGGGGATGATAAGATTTTACAGGTACATAGAGATGGCTGGTATGAACTGAGCACCTTTGAATTGAGCAACCACTTTGATGCAGACTTGATATTGATCCAGAAATTTGATCCGGAAAGACCTTTTGCTGTGGTGCAGTATGAAGGCAAGGCGAAAAATTATTTTATAAAGAGGTTTGTTTTCGAAGCCATTGGGGTTGGTAAAAAACTAAGTCTGATTAGCGAGGAGAATGGTTCCAAATTCTTATACCTGACAAGTAACCCGGCTGCTGTGCTAAGAGTTGATGTGTTGAAGGGTAAAACTCAGATCCCGGAGACGCTTGAGGTTGTACTGTCGGAGTTTATTGACGTGAAGGGAATTAAGGCAAATGGAAACAGGCTTACAGCCCATGATGTTAAAAATATTACCATTTCTAATCATGAAGAGATAGAATTGGAAGCAGATGTAAAAGCAGTTTCTGTAACCTCCGAAGAAGCTACTGATGAATCAGGTGAGGATTCAGGTCAGGATAGTGAAAGTGTAGTTGAGGGAGCTAATGAGGAAATAGAACTCGTTGATCCGGCATTAAGTAAAGATGCGGATGAAGAAGAGCTTCCATTGCCTGAGGCTGAAGGGGAGTCGGCATCTGTTAATGAAGCCCCTGCATTAAAACCTAAGAAGGTTTTTGAAAGTAAGACTCCGGTTAAAACTCATGTCGAAACAGCTGCAACACCAGAGGAAAGTATCGAAGGGTCGGAACAGCCTATAGCCGAAAAACAGGTTCCTGCAGAAGAGGAAAAAACTCCTGCTCCTGCACCGGAGAAACCGAAAAAAGCATGGGGTAGTCCGGTGGCTAAACCAAAAGCTGAACCAAAAAAGGAAGAGCCTGAAAAAGAAGATAAACCTGCAAAGAAAGTGGATTTTGAAATTACCAATCCTGATGATATCAAGATTGATGATAAAGGTCAGTTAGGCTTCTTTTAA
- a CDS encoding PspC domain-containing protein has product MEKRLFRNEHDKVLAGVSSGIAEYMEVDVTIIRLLFVLSTIFLMGTGILVYIIMWIVVPVNVDPKARFSKFNDYFKDQNNAFQSTKPFGDSKSGTENAGPFQNWTSSTVKDDSFETWKKSGEFKPYKKNNETGRTVAGLFLLVIGMYFLMDEFNLIPYGFRLTKLWPLVFVAIGASFIIKAKNNNAWESWKNQNYQDPMNSEQPPVTPEKPVAPASPITPDVTPEQNAGTATESNDPFTKKDI; this is encoded by the coding sequence ATGGAAAAGAGATTATTTAGAAATGAGCACGACAAGGTGTTGGCAGGCGTATCGTCTGGGATTGCTGAATATATGGAGGTGGATGTCACTATAATCAGGCTGCTTTTTGTGCTTTCGACTATCTTTTTGATGGGGACAGGTATATTGGTTTATATCATTATGTGGATTGTAGTGCCGGTAAACGTTGATCCGAAAGCACGGTTTTCAAAATTTAACGATTATTTTAAAGATCAGAACAACGCATTTCAATCTACAAAACCGTTTGGTGATTCAAAGAGTGGTACAGAAAACGCGGGTCCTTTTCAAAACTGGACATCATCAACAGTAAAGGATGATAGTTTTGAGACCTGGAAGAAATCAGGTGAATTTAAACCATACAAAAAAAATAATGAAACGGGACGTACCGTTGCAGGTTTATTTTTGCTTGTAATTGGTATGTATTTTTTGATGGACGAGTTTAATCTGATTCCTTATGGATTTAGGTTGACTAAATTATGGCCACTGGTTTTTGTAGCGATAGGTGCCAGCTTTATTATTAAAGCAAAAAATAATAACGCCTGGGAAAGCTGGAAAAATCAGAATTATCAAGATCCGATGAATTCGGAACAACCTCCGGTTACACCTGAAAAGCCTGTTGCTCCGGCAAGTCCGATTACTCCTGATGTTACACCGGAACAGAATGCTGGTACAGCAACTGAAAGTAATGATCCATTTACCAAAAAAGACATATAG
- a CDS encoding SDR family NAD(P)-dependent oxidoreductase, producing MNAIITGGTKGIGKAIAINLAEHGYNLAICARNSQELERFAEELKYTGADMFTYQADCSIKDDVYAFCNAVKEKMGRVDVLVNNAGTYLPGSLLDETDDILEKQLNLNLKAAYYVSKYFGKIMREQQSGHIFNICSIAAKQVVENGGSYSVTKSALLSLNDVLRQELSIHNVKVTAILPGSTLTSSWEGTQIPAERFVQPEDIAKTLYTILNLSKGVNVDEVVLKPLRF from the coding sequence ATGAATGCAATCATAACCGGAGGTACCAAAGGTATTGGAAAAGCCATAGCGATTAACCTGGCAGAACATGGATATAACCTTGCAATTTGCGCGAGAAATTCCCAGGAATTGGAGCGATTTGCTGAAGAGCTCAAGTACACTGGAGCAGACATGTTTACTTATCAGGCCGATTGTAGTATAAAAGATGATGTGTATGCATTTTGTAATGCAGTGAAAGAAAAGATGGGCAGGGTAGATGTTTTAGTGAACAATGCGGGGACCTATTTGCCTGGTAGTTTATTGGATGAGACGGATGATATACTTGAAAAACAGCTGAATTTAAATCTGAAAGCGGCCTATTATGTATCGAAGTATTTCGGTAAAATCATGCGGGAACAGCAATCAGGGCATATTTTTAACATTTGTTCTATAGCTGCCAAACAGGTAGTAGAAAATGGAGGTAGTTATTCTGTAACTAAATCGGCCTTGCTTAGTCTTAATGATGTATTGAGGCAGGAACTATCGATACACAATGTAAAGGTAACCGCAATATTGCCGGGGTCTACATTAACATCATCATGGGAAGGAACACAAATTCCAGCTGAACGTTTTGTACAACCAGAGGATATTGCAAAAACTTTATACACCATTTTAAATTTAAGTAAGGGTGTAAACGTTGATGAGGTAGTTTTAAAGCCGCTGCGATTTTAA
- a CDS encoding class I SAM-dependent methyltransferase → MISLLTPTHWKDYELIDCGDFEKLERFGNLILSRPEPQAVWKKTLSDQEWKKQTHIKFKGRSATSGDWVKSSANLPDRWNVQYTNDEVTINLRLGLTSFKHVGVFPEQAVNWDYISSSIKKFKTPVPKVLNLFAYTGAASLIAKAAGADTTHVDSIKQVVNWANENQELSKLKDVRWVVEDALKFVKRELKRGKKYNGIILDPPAFGHGPNGEKWKLEDHIQEMMMEVVQLLDEQEHFLILNTYSLGFSSVIVENLIKTSFPQVKNLETGELYLQATSGIKLPLGVFGKFNSFK, encoded by the coding sequence ATGATAAGCCTGTTAACCCCCACTCACTGGAAAGATTATGAGTTAATTGATTGTGGTGATTTTGAAAAATTAGAACGTTTTGGCAATTTGATTTTGTCCAGACCAGAGCCACAGGCTGTCTGGAAAAAGACATTATCAGATCAGGAATGGAAAAAACAAACTCATATCAAATTTAAAGGTCGTTCGGCGACTTCCGGCGATTGGGTCAAGAGTTCTGCAAATCTGCCAGACAGATGGAATGTTCAGTATACCAATGATGAGGTAACCATCAATTTGCGTCTGGGCCTAACCTCTTTTAAACATGTTGGGGTATTTCCGGAGCAAGCAGTAAACTGGGATTACATTTCTTCTTCCATCAAAAAGTTCAAAACTCCGGTTCCGAAAGTATTAAATTTATTTGCCTATACCGGTGCAGCATCTTTAATCGCTAAAGCCGCCGGAGCAGATACTACCCACGTAGATTCTATTAAACAAGTTGTAAACTGGGCCAACGAAAATCAAGAGCTTTCAAAACTGAAAGATGTAAGATGGGTAGTTGAAGACGCCTTGAAGTTTGTAAAAAGAGAATTGAAACGCGGTAAGAAATACAATGGTATCATCTTAGATCCACCTGCATTTGGACATGGTCCCAATGGAGAAAAATGGAAACTGGAAGATCATATTCAAGAGATGATGATGGAGGTGGTACAATTGCTGGATGAGCAGGAGCATTTTTTAATCTTAAATACCTACTCATTAGGCTTCTCATCTGTAATTGTAGAAAACCTGATTAAAACTTCTTTTCCACAAGTTAAAAATCTGGAAACCGGAGAACTTTACCTTCAAGCCACTTCCGGTATTAAATTACCACTAGGTGTTTTTGGCAAGTTCAACTCTTTTAAATAA
- a CDS encoding HupE/UreJ family protein — MQDFPLYFQLGWQHILDWQGYDHILFVMALCGTYMLADWKKVLILVTAFTIGHSITLALSIFKVISVNTPLIEFLIPVTILITAISNIVSKRQKPKGQKFKYTMALLFGLIHGLGFSNYLKSLLGKSTSITAELFAFNVGLEFGQVIIVIGILIVSFILIWIVKIKRWDYNFFLSSAIFGISFVMAAERLPALLP; from the coding sequence ATGCAGGACTTCCCTCTTTATTTTCAATTAGGTTGGCAACATATTTTAGATTGGCAGGGATATGATCACATTTTGTTTGTAATGGCACTCTGCGGGACTTATATGTTAGCCGACTGGAAAAAAGTCCTGATCCTTGTTACGGCATTTACCATTGGGCATAGCATCACGCTGGCTTTAAGTATATTTAAAGTTATTAGTGTAAACACGCCTTTAATTGAATTTCTGATCCCTGTTACCATTCTGATCACTGCAATATCAAACATTGTGAGCAAAAGACAAAAACCCAAAGGTCAAAAGTTTAAATACACTATGGCGTTGCTTTTTGGCTTGATTCATGGATTAGGTTTCTCCAATTACCTAAAAAGTCTATTGGGCAAAAGTACTAGTATAACAGCAGAATTGTTCGCCTTTAATGTCGGATTGGAATTTGGTCAGGTCATTATCGTTATCGGAATTCTAATCGTATCCTTTATTCTCATCTGGATTGTAAAAATAAAGCGATGGGATTACAATTTCTTTCTTTCATCGGCTATATTTGGAATATCGTTTGTAATGGCAGCCGAAAGGCTTCCTGCATTACTTCCGTAA